In the Oxobacter pfennigii genome, one interval contains:
- a CDS encoding ABC transporter ATP-binding protein: MPVLKVQHLKKYYGKEPNVVRALDGVDLEIQEGEFVAVVGTSGSGKSTLLHMLGGLDTPTSGKVTVAGRDISGMTDEQLTIFRRRNVGFVFQNYNLVPILNVYENIVLPIELDGNAVDQGFVDSIIETLGLGEKKSSLPNNLSGGQQQRVAIARALATKPAILLADEPTGNLDSKTSQDVLGVLKMTSTKFHQTMVMITHNEQIAQLADRVIQIEDGKIATEGR; this comes from the coding sequence ATGCCGGTATTGAAAGTACAGCATTTAAAGAAATATTACGGAAAAGAGCCCAATGTGGTCAGAGCCCTGGATGGCGTTGACCTTGAGATACAGGAAGGTGAATTTGTGGCTGTTGTGGGAACATCCGGATCGGGAAAAAGCACCCTGCTGCATATGCTGGGCGGTTTGGATACGCCCACCAGCGGCAAGGTTACTGTGGCAGGCCGGGATATTTCAGGAATGACCGATGAACAGCTTACCATCTTCCGCCGCAGGAATGTAGGCTTTGTATTTCAGAATTATAACCTTGTTCCAATTCTGAATGTCTATGAAAATATCGTGCTGCCCATTGAACTGGACGGAAACGCCGTAGACCAAGGTTTTGTAGACAGCATAATTGAAACCCTGGGATTAGGAGAGAAAAAAAGCAGCCTGCCTAACAACCTTTCCGGCGGACAACAGCAGCGGGTGGCTATTGCCCGGGCTCTTGCAACAAAGCCGGCCATACTTCTTGCCGACGAACCTACCGGCAACTTGGACAGTAAAACCAGCCAGGACGTTTTAGGGGTCTTGAAAATGACATCCACCAAGTTCCACCAGACCATGGTGATGATAACACATAACGAGCAAATTGCCCAGCTTGCCGACCGGGTGATCCAGATCGAGGACGGCAAAATCGCCACGGAAGGGCGGTGA
- a CDS encoding sensor histidine kinase, which produces MALAVTIIIAVILCFLTVFFSYRYVKKAFDSIDMVLDCVLEKKAEIPFEGAEDSRLSKVTNKAVKIIQMNTMDISQTRREKEIIQSFISDMSHQMKTPLSGVAMYTDLLLEGNITAVEQQEFLWRIKKGTEKLQWMMDSLVKMSRLEVGAIELSPVTAGIKQTISESISSVLAAAARKNISIQTDYFEDVPLLQDRKWTCEAITNVLENAVKYSPQDGEINISVETLPIYTKVSITDGGIGIDPDEWNSIFKRFYRGRSAKGVEGAGLGLYLASLILQKQGGYILVDSRPGLYTTFSMFLQNCKK; this is translated from the coding sequence ATGGCCCTTGCAGTTACCATTATCATCGCCGTTATTTTATGCTTTCTCACCGTATTTTTCAGTTACCGGTATGTTAAAAAAGCCTTCGATTCCATCGATATGGTTTTAGATTGCGTACTGGAGAAGAAGGCAGAGATTCCCTTTGAAGGGGCAGAAGACAGCCGGCTTTCCAAGGTTACAAATAAAGCCGTAAAAATCATTCAAATGAACACCATGGATATCTCCCAAACCAGGCGGGAGAAGGAAATTATCCAGAGCTTTATATCGGATATGTCCCACCAGATGAAAACTCCTTTGTCCGGCGTTGCCATGTATACCGACCTTCTGCTGGAGGGAAACATCACTGCCGTAGAGCAGCAGGAATTTCTATGGCGCATAAAAAAGGGGACGGAAAAATTGCAATGGATGATGGACAGCCTTGTAAAAATGTCAAGGCTGGAGGTAGGGGCAATTGAATTGTCCCCGGTTACAGCAGGCATCAAGCAAACCATTTCTGAGAGCATAAGCTCCGTTCTGGCGGCGGCGGCCAGGAAAAACATTTCCATTCAGACGGATTATTTTGAGGATGTTCCTTTGCTGCAGGACCGCAAATGGACATGTGAGGCAATAACAAATGTCCTGGAAAACGCCGTCAAATATTCTCCACAGGACGGAGAAATCAATATATCTGTGGAAACCCTGCCTATCTATACAAAAGTCAGCATTACCGATGGCGGTATAGGCATTGACCCTGACGAGTGGAACTCTATTTTCAAGCGCTTTTACCGGGGGCGGAGCGCTAAGGGCGTAGAGGGAGCCGGGTTAGGGCTCTATCTGGCATCCTTGATCCTTCAAAAACAGGGAGGTTATATCCTCGTGGACTCCAGGCCAGGACTGTATACGACTTTCTCAATGTTCTTACAAAACTGTAAGAAATAA
- a CDS encoding response regulator transcription factor has protein sequence MKSILILEDDENLSRGMAFTFEKDGYITLAAGCITEGKQVLKQHNIDLVILDLGLPDGNGIDLCREIRTYSKIPIIMLTARDLETDEVSGLLAGADDYITKPFSLSVLKARVQALLRRTGEGSRHVIYCGKFRLDTDLCKLFKEDEEIPISATEYRLLSFLMTNAGQVLSKEQILSSLWDNEGNFVDENTLAVNISRLRAKLEGDPKNPRTIKTIHGIGYIWTGGV, from the coding sequence ATGAAAAGTATTTTGATTTTGGAAGATGACGAAAATTTAAGCCGGGGCATGGCCTTTACCTTTGAAAAAGACGGCTATATCACCCTTGCGGCAGGCTGCATAACTGAAGGGAAACAGGTGCTTAAGCAGCATAATATTGACCTTGTCATACTGGATTTAGGGCTGCCGGACGGAAACGGCATAGATTTATGCAGGGAAATCAGGACATATTCAAAAATTCCTATCATCATGCTGACGGCCCGGGATCTGGAAACCGACGAGGTGTCCGGCCTCTTAGCCGGCGCCGACGATTATATTACAAAGCCCTTTTCCCTCTCTGTTCTTAAGGCAAGGGTGCAGGCTCTGCTCCGCCGGACCGGGGAGGGAAGCCGCCATGTTATCTATTGCGGCAAATTCAGGCTGGATACCGATCTTTGCAAGCTTTTCAAGGAGGATGAGGAAATCCCCATCAGCGCCACGGAATACAGGCTCCTTTCTTTTTTAATGACAAATGCCGGGCAGGTGCTCTCCAAGGAACAGATATTATCTTCCCTGTGGGACAATGAAGGGAATTTCGTGGATGAAAACACACTGGCCGTCAACATCAGCCGGCTGCGGGCAAAGCTGGAGGGCGACCCGAAAAATCCCCGGACCATTAAAACTATTCACGGCATCGGATACATTTGGACGGGAGGGGTGTAA